From a single Nicotiana tomentosiformis chromosome 2, ASM39032v3, whole genome shotgun sequence genomic region:
- the LOC138905611 gene encoding uncharacterized protein, whose product MDLDLALLNDKPAAITDMSSADKKSFHKIWERSNRLSFMFMRMSIANNIKSTIPQTESSREYLEFVEERFRFADKSLAGTLMVEPMTMKFDGSRSMQNYIIEMTNIAARLQTLGMKVDDSFLVQFILNSLPPEYGPFQINYNTIKDK is encoded by the coding sequence ATGGATCTTGACTTGGCTCTACTGAATGATAAGCCCGCTGCCATTACTGATATGAGTAGTGCAGATAAGAAGTCTTTCCATAAAATATGGGAACGCTCTAACAGGTTGAGCTTTATGTTTATGCGAATGAGTATTGCCAACAATATTAAGAGTACTATTCCACAAACAGAAAGTTCTAGGGAATACCTGGAGTTTGTGGAAGAACGTTTCCGTTTTGCAGATAAATCTCTCGCTGGTACACTAATGGTTGAACCCATGACCATGAAGTTTGATGGGTCGCGTAGTATGCAAAATTATATCATCGAGATGACTAACATTGCAGCAAGACTTCAGACCTTGGGGATGAAAGTTGATGACTCCTTCTTGGTTCAGTTTATTCTGAACTCGTTGCCTCCTGAGTATGGACCTTTTCAAATTAACTATAACACTATTAAGGATAAGTGA